The following proteins are encoded in a genomic region of Glycine max cultivar Williams 82 chromosome 18, Glycine_max_v4.0, whole genome shotgun sequence:
- the LOC113000161 gene encoding uncharacterized protein: MNKSRCSESSTKPNNNSPKRKPPFKPAKDDTKPVLQDPILRSDPIETEEAVLRLPPFKIPTSTSTPEMT, translated from the exons ATGAACAAGAGTCGTTGTTCAGAATcttcaaccaaaccaaacaacaaTTCACCGAAACGCAAACCTCCTTTCAAGCCAGCTAAGGATGACACCAAGCCCGTGCTTCAAGACCCT ATACTGAGATCCGACCCAATTGAGACAGAGGAAGCTGTGCTGCGATTGCCACCATTCAAAATCCCTACTTCAACTTCAACACCTGAAATGACATAA